Proteins encoded within one genomic window of Gimesia chilikensis:
- a CDS encoding alpha/beta hydrolase, which yields MSFVSMQNGQWKRSLFTFLSMVLLTSSAVFAQSKDVKGPPKPQELTLSSQGGWPIAITYYESSNAADSPVVVLLHGKGGSKRAWDNGFAPVLQKNGYAVVSVDLRKHGKSQPNAPGGGNQNQKGGRGDNLSALDYKAMVVFDMETIWKFLFDEHQKKHLNMQKTAIIASDMSVPIALNYALLDWGKVPYDDAPVLAAKTPKGQTVRALVLISPESRVKGLTSSQPSVSLKEPVFGISFFVCSSSGDSYDRNYTEKLFSQLTSAANSKGRMYKESYPGKLRGTDMLGKRLGLEVDILKFLDAHLKKLPGDWSDRRPRYDRDE from the coding sequence ATGTCATTCGTCAGCATGCAAAATGGTCAATGGAAGCGTTCGCTCTTTACGTTTCTCTCAATGGTACTCCTGACTTCCAGTGCCGTGTTCGCTCAGAGTAAGGATGTGAAAGGCCCCCCGAAGCCGCAGGAGTTGACCCTGTCTTCGCAGGGAGGCTGGCCGATTGCGATTACTTATTATGAATCGAGTAACGCAGCGGATTCACCGGTCGTCGTTCTGTTGCACGGTAAGGGAGGCAGCAAGCGGGCCTGGGACAACGGCTTTGCTCCGGTCCTGCAGAAGAATGGCTACGCGGTTGTGTCTGTCGACCTGCGTAAGCATGGGAAGAGCCAGCCGAATGCTCCCGGTGGAGGTAACCAGAATCAGAAGGGGGGCAGAGGGGATAATCTTTCTGCACTGGATTACAAAGCGATGGTTGTGTTCGACATGGAAACCATCTGGAAATTTCTGTTCGACGAACACCAGAAAAAGCACCTCAACATGCAAAAGACAGCCATCATTGCTTCTGACATGAGTGTGCCAATTGCTTTGAACTACGCGTTACTGGACTGGGGCAAAGTACCCTATGACGACGCCCCCGTGCTGGCAGCCAAGACTCCCAAAGGCCAGACCGTCCGGGCGCTGGTGCTGATTTCACCTGAATCCCGCGTCAAAGGGTTGACTTCTTCACAGCCTTCCGTGAGTCTGAAAGAACCCGTTTTCGGTATCAGTTTCTTTGTCTGCAGCAGTTCAGGTGATTCTTACGATCGCAATTATACTGAAAAGCTCTTTTCGCAACTGACCTCAGCTGCGAATTCCAAGGGGAGAATGTACAAGGAATCTTACCCCGGAAAGTTGAGAGGTACCGACATGCTGGGGAAACGGCTGGGACTGGAAGTCGATATTCTCAAGTTCCTGGATGCCCACCTGAAGAAGCTTCCCGGTGACTGGTCGGATCGTCGTCCCCGGTATGACCGTGATGAGTAG
- a CDS encoding DUF485 domain-containing protein has product MAGFDHGPNEPGEQENHETISRNTRLGLILFTVYLLLYGGFVFLNTFSPAKMEVVVFAGLNLAIVYGFTLIIAAFVLAIIYGWMCRNDVASSGSSNQEDA; this is encoded by the coding sequence ATGGCAGGTTTTGATCACGGCCCGAATGAGCCGGGAGAACAGGAAAACCACGAGACGATCTCTCGCAATACGCGACTGGGCTTAATCCTGTTTACCGTTTATCTGTTGCTGTATGGCGGTTTCGTTTTTCTGAATACGTTCTCACCAGCCAAAATGGAAGTTGTGGTCTTCGCCGGACTCAACCTGGCCATCGTCTACGGCTTCACGCTGATCATCGCTGCCTTTGTGCTCGCCATCATCTATGGCTGGATGTGCCGCAATGATGTCGCCTCCTCTGGTTCCAGCAATCAGGAGGACGCATAA
- a CDS encoding ComEA family DNA-binding protein, with translation MENQTPEESTPQAFLGLHRSDQYFLGVLLIVILCLSILHLARLSRWGTEPLEIEKQTPLPYDYQLDINQATWVEFAQLKQIGPVLARRIVDYREVHGPFRSIDDLLQVKGIGPKKLAANRKHFLPLPPGVNP, from the coding sequence ATGGAAAACCAGACCCCGGAAGAATCAACGCCGCAGGCCTTTCTGGGACTGCACCGGAGCGATCAGTATTTTTTAGGTGTATTACTGATAGTGATTCTCTGCCTCTCAATCCTGCATCTGGCGCGACTGTCCCGCTGGGGAACTGAGCCACTCGAAATTGAGAAACAGACTCCGCTGCCTTACGATTATCAGCTTGATATCAATCAGGCGACCTGGGTGGAATTTGCCCAGCTCAAGCAGATCGGACCTGTTTTAGCCAGACGCATCGTTGACTATCGCGAGGTACACGGTCCTTTTCGCTCAATCGATGATCTACTGCAGGTCAAAGGCATCGGCCCCAAAAAACTGGCAGCGAATCGAAAACATTTTCTGCCCCTTCCCCCAGGCGTCAATCCCTGA
- a CDS encoding sodium/solute symporter has protein sequence MLYEPSLMAVLIFGVIVAITLGLSFWLGAKAKSAKGYFAASGGIHWFINGVAFAGDYLSAASFLGICGMIAFYGYDGFLYSIGYLAGWIVALFVIAEPLKRMGRFTFADALDSRFQSRGIKLAAAISTLAVSIFYLIPQMVGAGALITPLLGFPHYVGVLLVGTIVIIIVVTAGMVSTTYVQFLKGSLLVVFSTLLTVLILQRGFSTDPVNNGKSTHQFQILGPAASDDIEHWNNELGLTEQDSLTPLNEGPWKDKGYLQLTRVDKTSYWKLTQNAEQQYFLSETQYKEKTADGKIIINGLPQGTGEGETDFYPVGRISKLPDDKKETGPLGLTEFFSTLSKSEVILWGSDTVKLKDGADLTIYFPKPTSGEKVLSPGNHPKFAGIRGSDLKGKLNFLSLMLALFCGTASLPHILIRYYTVKDQASARKSTIVGIGSIGYFYILTLFMGLGAMTSGAMDVTNSNMAAPLLAKSISDWLFAIISAIAFTTVLGTVSGLIIASSGAVVHDLMSSFMKIEMNDFAKVRIAKIASVVVGLIAIILGILFKEFNVNYLVGWAFSVAASANLPALVMLLFWPKTTKQGITAAIFVGMISSLAWILLSADSYKGIYGLKPEDAIVPFSQPGLVTIPLGFLTLILVSLLTQPKSEEAAS, from the coding sequence ATGCTATACGAACCCTCTCTGATGGCGGTCCTCATCTTTGGTGTGATCGTTGCCATTACCCTCGGACTCAGTTTCTGGCTCGGTGCGAAAGCGAAATCGGCCAAGGGATACTTCGCCGCCTCGGGTGGCATTCACTGGTTCATTAACGGCGTCGCCTTCGCTGGTGACTACCTCTCCGCCGCTTCCTTCCTGGGAATCTGCGGGATGATCGCCTTCTACGGTTACGATGGCTTCCTGTATTCCATCGGTTACCTGGCCGGCTGGATAGTCGCCTTGTTCGTGATCGCGGAACCCCTCAAACGCATGGGGCGTTTCACCTTTGCCGATGCCCTCGACAGCCGCTTCCAGTCGCGGGGTATTAAACTGGCCGCCGCCATCAGTACCCTGGCCGTCAGTATCTTCTATCTGATCCCTCAGATGGTCGGCGCCGGTGCACTGATCACTCCCCTGCTCGGCTTTCCGCACTACGTCGGCGTGCTGCTGGTCGGAACGATCGTGATCATCATCGTCGTCACCGCCGGCATGGTCAGCACCACCTACGTGCAGTTCCTGAAAGGCTCGCTGCTCGTTGTCTTCAGTACCCTGCTCACCGTCCTGATTCTGCAGCGCGGTTTCTCTACCGATCCGGTGAATAACGGGAAATCGACGCACCAGTTCCAGATCCTCGGACCTGCGGCCAGCGATGACATTGAACACTGGAACAATGAACTCGGCCTGACCGAACAGGACTCCCTGACCCCGCTCAACGAAGGCCCCTGGAAAGACAAAGGCTACCTGCAGCTGACCCGCGTCGACAAAACGTCCTACTGGAAACTGACTCAAAACGCAGAGCAGCAGTACTTCCTCTCGGAAACACAGTACAAGGAAAAAACAGCGGACGGTAAGATCATCATCAACGGCCTCCCTCAGGGAACCGGCGAAGGGGAAACCGACTTCTACCCGGTCGGCCGTATCAGCAAGCTGCCGGATGACAAGAAAGAAACCGGTCCACTGGGGCTCACCGAGTTCTTCAGCACGCTCAGCAAAAGTGAAGTGATCCTCTGGGGCTCCGATACCGTCAAACTGAAAGACGGCGCAGACCTGACGATCTACTTCCCCAAGCCAACCTCAGGCGAGAAAGTCCTCAGCCCGGGCAACCATCCCAAGTTCGCCGGGATCCGGGGTTCCGATCTGAAAGGCAAACTCAACTTCCTCTCGCTGATGCTGGCCCTGTTCTGCGGAACCGCCTCCCTGCCGCACATTCTCATTCGTTACTACACCGTGAAAGACCAGGCCAGCGCCCGTAAGAGTACCATCGTCGGTATCGGGAGCATCGGCTATTTCTACATCCTCACGCTCTTCATGGGGCTCGGCGCCATGACCAGCGGTGCCATGGATGTCACCAACTCCAATATGGCCGCTCCTCTGCTCGCCAAGAGCATCAGCGACTGGCTCTTCGCGATCATCTCTGCAATCGCTTTCACCACCGTGCTGGGAACCGTCAGCGGACTGATCATCGCTTCCAGTGGTGCGGTCGTGCACGACCTGATGTCGAGCTTCATGAAAATCGAAATGAACGACTTCGCCAAAGTGCGGATCGCTAAAATCGCGTCGGTCGTCGTCGGTCTGATCGCGATTATCCTCGGGATTCTCTTCAAGGAATTCAACGTGAATTACCTGGTCGGCTGGGCCTTCAGTGTCGCTGCGTCCGCGAACCTGCCCGCTCTGGTAATGCTGCTCTTCTGGCCCAAAACCACCAAGCAGGGTATCACCGCCGCGATCTTTGTCGGCATGATCTCTTCGCTCGCCTGGATTCTGCTCAGTGCCGATTCCTACAAAGGCATCTATGGACTCAAACCCGAAGACGCTATCGTCCCCTTCAGCCAGCCTGGTCTGGTGACGATTCCGCTCGGCTTCCTGACGCTGATCCTCGTCTCCCTGCTGACACAGCCTAAATCAGAGGAGGCAGCCAGTTGA
- a CDS encoding DUF695 domain-containing protein, producing the protein MNQQPPEQEWLTATAVEEGVTVLFRLLPHIPLGIKTSEFPDRVEIVWPYQSANESKLPGPLDREQMSHFEELLVNLWGENGLGHLTMLITGNQVCHWQWYVRNEEEALAVFNKAVEELPTLPIQIHSQHDPDWHAYSDFMQQVRKSN; encoded by the coding sequence TTGAACCAGCAGCCACCCGAACAGGAATGGCTCACTGCAACCGCAGTCGAAGAAGGCGTGACCGTTCTGTTTCGTCTGCTCCCCCACATCCCGCTGGGCATCAAGACCAGCGAATTTCCGGACCGCGTGGAGATCGTCTGGCCTTACCAGTCGGCCAACGAAAGCAAGCTCCCCGGTCCCCTCGATCGGGAGCAGATGAGCCACTTCGAAGAACTGCTCGTCAACCTCTGGGGGGAAAACGGCCTGGGACACCTCACGATGCTCATCACGGGCAACCAGGTCTGTCACTGGCAGTGGTACGTTCGGAACGAGGAAGAAGCACTCGCCGTTTTCAACAAAGCGGTGGAAGAACTCCCCACGCTGCCGATCCAGATTCACTCCCAGCACGACCCCGACTGGCACGCCTATTCTGACTTCATGCAGCAAGTCAGGAAAAGCAACTAA
- a CDS encoding GTPase: protein MPTSEIAQIEMLAAVDGLIQQLTNWSQKPTGWRTAQQCQAVIQQLLPRLDMLRVRLESPLVIATFGGTGTGKSSLVNALVGSYCTTSGRQRPTTTQPVLIAHPDTDLDRLGLDLSQFQVEQKPLDQLRNIILIDCPDPDTSEENEGENNLTRLQHIIPLCDILLYASTQQKYRSARVSDELREAAVGRRLIFVQTHAGLDEDIRDDWREQLSQQFEVPEIYFVDSVRALEDQLADRPVDPEFASLQNILSTQLGKSERLQVRRANLLELIQHAIDHCAQKFEQNLPELRELESFLKQQHVTLTTQMSQELRSELLISRNLWERRLLSSISDSWGASPFAMMLRLYNGLGNLIASASLFRARNSAQVALIGALQGARWLGDRHKEQAAEDRLKRIGSFGLDDNTLRESQLLIDGYTQAAGLENQPQLTDSLERLQTEAAHVEEEFLSDAGTKIDGIIGKLARKNSGWFTRLVYESLFLTFVIYALVRIGRNFFMDSFFNESRILPIDFYVTAGVIFLIWTGFLVMMFTRKLKRGLEQEINQLSDELAQAKLSHGLFPHLEQECRQVHSLQHSLVRMGGEVHHLRTEIASSRILGAWKVSEPTGKAGSGASHLSSQ, encoded by the coding sequence ATGCCTACGTCGGAAATTGCACAGATAGAAATGCTGGCAGCCGTGGATGGATTGATCCAGCAACTCACGAACTGGAGCCAGAAGCCCACCGGCTGGAGGACGGCACAGCAGTGCCAGGCCGTTATCCAACAGCTGCTTCCCCGTCTGGACATGCTCCGGGTCCGACTGGAATCCCCGCTGGTGATTGCCACATTTGGCGGAACCGGAACCGGAAAAAGCAGTCTGGTCAACGCCCTGGTCGGCTCTTACTGCACGACTTCAGGCCGTCAGCGTCCGACCACCACTCAACCGGTGCTGATCGCTCACCCCGATACCGACCTGGACCGCCTGGGACTCGATCTGAGCCAGTTTCAGGTGGAACAGAAACCTCTGGATCAGTTGCGGAACATCATTTTGATCGATTGTCCAGACCCAGACACCTCAGAAGAGAACGAGGGAGAAAACAATCTCACCCGGTTGCAGCACATCATTCCGCTCTGCGACATTCTGCTATATGCCTCGACTCAGCAGAAATACCGTTCTGCACGAGTTTCGGACGAGTTACGCGAGGCAGCTGTTGGACGTCGCCTGATTTTCGTCCAGACCCACGCTGGCCTGGATGAGGATATCCGTGACGACTGGCGGGAACAGCTCTCGCAACAGTTTGAAGTTCCTGAAATCTACTTTGTCGATTCGGTTCGTGCCCTGGAAGACCAGCTCGCAGACCGTCCCGTCGATCCGGAATTTGCCAGCCTGCAGAATATTCTCAGTACGCAACTCGGCAAGTCCGAACGCCTGCAGGTTCGTCGAGCCAATCTGCTGGAACTGATTCAACATGCCATCGATCACTGTGCGCAGAAGTTTGAGCAAAACCTCCCGGAACTTCGCGAACTGGAATCGTTTTTAAAACAGCAGCACGTGACGCTCACAACCCAGATGTCGCAGGAACTTCGTTCGGAACTCCTGATCAGCCGCAATCTGTGGGAACGCAGACTGCTCTCCAGCATTTCTGATTCCTGGGGAGCGAGCCCCTTTGCGATGATGCTCCGACTTTATAACGGCCTGGGAAATCTGATCGCATCCGCCAGCCTGTTCCGCGCCCGTAACTCAGCCCAGGTCGCGCTGATCGGCGCTCTGCAGGGCGCACGCTGGCTGGGGGATCGTCACAAAGAACAGGCCGCCGAAGATCGACTGAAACGCATCGGCTCCTTTGGTCTGGATGACAATACATTACGCGAATCTCAGTTGCTGATTGACGGCTACACCCAGGCAGCCGGTCTGGAGAACCAGCCACAGTTGACCGACTCGCTGGAACGACTGCAGACCGAAGCCGCCCACGTCGAAGAAGAATTCCTCAGTGATGCCGGCACAAAGATCGATGGTATCATCGGTAAACTGGCGCGCAAGAATTCGGGATGGTTCACGCGTCTGGTTTACGAAAGCCTGTTTCTGACATTCGTGATTTATGCCCTGGTCCGCATCGGCAGAAACTTCTTCATGGATTCCTTTTTCAATGAATCCCGGATTCTGCCTATTGATTTCTACGTAACCGCCGGCGTCATTTTCCTGATCTGGACCGGCTTCCTGGTGATGATGTTCACGCGCAAACTCAAACGCGGCCTGGAACAGGAGATCAACCAGCTTTCGGATGAACTCGCCCAGGCGAAACTGTCACACGGACTGTTTCCGCATCTCGAGCAGGAATGCCGCCAGGTTCACAGCCTGCAACACTCCCTGGTACGCATGGGGGGCGAGGTCCATCACCTGCGGACGGAAATCGCTTCTTCCCGGATCCTGGGTGCCTGGAAAGTGAGTGAGCCGACCGGAAAAGCCGGCTCGGGAGCGTCACATCTCAGCTCACAGTGA
- a CDS encoding undecaprenyl-diphosphate phosphatase, with protein MTWLKMFLLSIIQGITEFLPVSSSGHLVIVESFLEIQSDQTDVNIVLHAGTLLSILIFYRRTIFRLLSQDMRVIPLLIVGTLPVVVIGLAAKKFAEHYLESSLLAGCMLPITGLFLLMIPRIPQTDKSYTAITYKQALLIGFAQAFAILPGISRSGSTIVAGLLMGLSRQSAATFSFLLAIPAISGATILETAEIISNKDLTTPLSLLAAGAVISAVVGIVALWLLVRWLEKGKLHYFAYWCIPLGIIIVIIQLM; from the coding sequence ATGACCTGGTTGAAAATGTTCCTGCTGTCGATCATTCAGGGAATCACCGAATTCCTGCCCGTCAGCTCCTCTGGACACCTGGTCATCGTTGAAAGCTTTCTGGAAATCCAGTCTGACCAGACCGACGTAAACATCGTCCTGCATGCAGGCACGCTACTGTCGATTCTGATTTTCTACCGACGGACGATCTTTCGACTGCTCAGCCAGGACATGCGCGTCATCCCCCTCTTAATCGTTGGCACGCTGCCGGTCGTCGTGATTGGCCTGGCCGCGAAAAAATTCGCCGAGCATTACCTGGAAAGCTCTCTGCTCGCGGGCTGCATGCTGCCCATCACTGGTCTATTTCTATTGATGATTCCCCGCATCCCACAGACCGATAAGAGCTACACCGCGATCACCTACAAACAGGCGCTGCTGATCGGTTTCGCACAGGCATTTGCGATACTTCCCGGGATCTCACGCAGCGGCAGCACCATTGTGGCTGGGCTGCTGATGGGACTGTCGCGACAGTCGGCGGCAACCTTTTCTTTCCTGCTGGCGATCCCGGCTATTTCGGGAGCGACCATCCTGGAAACTGCGGAGATTATCTCCAACAAGGACCTGACCACTCCCCTGAGCCTGCTGGCTGCAGGGGCCGTAATTTCAGCAGTGGTCGGAATCGTCGCACTCTGGCTGCTCGTACGCTGGCTGGAGAAAGGCAAGCTGCACTACTTCGCCTACTGGTGTATCCCGCTGGGAATCATCATTGTGATAATCCAGCTCATGTAA
- the glgX gene encoding glycogen debranching protein GlgX codes for MHTFSYGAIPQDNGVLFSVYSRSATAMWLLLYNHVDDTEPSEVIRFNQEYGRLGDIWTAFISGIGPGQLYHFQADGPYQPEIGQRFDKRARLIDPYAKALAGNFQPSPDGIVRPPKCVVVDDQFDWQGDRHVRHHLADTVVYEMHVRGFTNSDSSEVDHPGTYLGVIEKIPYLIDLGVTAVELMPIHEFPMNEADGTFTDHQNYWGYETLAFFAPHRGYATSREPGAQVREFKEMVRALHEAGIEVILDVVFNHTAEGNENGPTLSFRGLENQVYYHLEQGGKYYSNYSGCGNAINGNHPVVREMIFHCLRYWTCNYHIDGFRFDLASILSRDRSGHLVPNPPLVEAIAEDPLLADTKLIAEAWDAAGAYQVGSFSHIRWAEWNGRYRDDIRRFWRGDVPSLGDYATRISGSSDLYQKTGREPFHGVNFITAHDGFTLNDLVSYEHKHNYANREDNRDGENNNISMNFGVEGPTDDPAINAMRERQIKNFLATLFLSQGVPMLLSGDECRRTQRGNNNTYCQDNEISWFDWSLVDKHRGLYRFCKELIHFRLNEPTLRQRNFLTGQSDGVEKLPDVSWYNVMGEPVKWEHDRNCLMCILGAKHSSRRIKDGSDLMIMVNTSPDPQAFELPDGIKPKAWSLVIDTSARSPLDIFPKRDGTTLFPRVAVLPPRSLKCYTRKVGRR; via the coding sequence ATGCATACATTTTCCTACGGAGCAATTCCGCAGGATAACGGGGTTCTGTTTTCTGTCTATAGCCGTTCAGCCACTGCCATGTGGCTGCTGTTGTACAACCACGTCGATGACACGGAGCCCTCCGAAGTCATCCGCTTCAATCAGGAATATGGGCGACTGGGAGACATCTGGACTGCGTTCATTTCCGGGATCGGTCCGGGGCAGTTGTATCACTTCCAGGCCGACGGTCCTTATCAGCCGGAAATCGGACAGCGCTTTGATAAGCGGGCTCGTCTGATTGATCCTTACGCCAAGGCGCTGGCTGGTAATTTCCAGCCTTCACCGGACGGCATTGTGCGGCCACCGAAATGTGTGGTCGTCGATGATCAGTTCGACTGGCAGGGAGACCGTCATGTACGGCACCATCTGGCGGACACGGTTGTGTATGAGATGCACGTCCGTGGTTTCACCAATTCAGACAGCAGTGAAGTCGATCACCCCGGAACTTACCTGGGTGTGATAGAGAAAATTCCTTATCTGATTGATCTTGGCGTGACGGCCGTCGAACTGATGCCGATCCACGAATTCCCGATGAATGAAGCCGACGGCACTTTCACCGATCATCAGAACTACTGGGGCTACGAGACGCTGGCCTTCTTTGCACCGCACCGCGGGTACGCCACCAGTCGAGAACCGGGCGCTCAGGTCCGCGAGTTCAAGGAGATGGTAAGGGCACTGCATGAGGCGGGGATCGAGGTTATTCTGGACGTGGTATTCAACCATACTGCGGAAGGAAATGAGAACGGCCCGACTCTGTCTTTCCGCGGACTGGAAAACCAGGTGTATTACCATCTGGAGCAGGGCGGGAAGTACTACTCTAACTACTCCGGTTGTGGAAATGCGATCAACGGGAATCATCCCGTGGTCCGCGAGATGATCTTCCACTGCCTGCGTTACTGGACCTGTAATTATCACATTGATGGATTCCGGTTCGACCTCGCTTCCATTCTAAGTCGGGACCGCAGCGGTCATCTGGTACCGAATCCCCCGTTGGTTGAGGCGATCGCCGAAGATCCGCTGCTGGCAGATACCAAGCTGATTGCAGAAGCCTGGGACGCCGCTGGCGCTTACCAGGTCGGTTCATTCTCGCATATCCGCTGGGCGGAGTGGAATGGCCGTTATCGTGATGACATCCGACGCTTCTGGCGGGGCGATGTGCCTTCACTGGGCGACTATGCGACCCGTATTTCCGGATCGAGCGATCTGTATCAGAAAACAGGACGCGAGCCGTTTCATGGCGTGAATTTCATCACAGCACACGACGGTTTCACGCTAAATGACCTGGTGAGCTACGAGCATAAGCACAACTATGCGAACCGCGAAGACAATCGTGATGGTGAAAACAACAACATCAGCATGAATTTCGGCGTGGAAGGTCCCACGGATGATCCTGCAATCAACGCGATGCGGGAACGCCAGATCAAGAACTTCCTCGCGACTCTCTTTCTGAGTCAGGGCGTGCCCATGCTGCTTTCCGGCGATGAATGTCGTCGAACACAGCGGGGGAATAACAACACTTACTGTCAGGATAACGAAATTTCCTGGTTCGACTGGTCACTGGTCGACAAGCATCGGGGTCTGTACCGTTTCTGTAAGGAGTTGATTCACTTCCGCCTGAATGAGCCTACGCTCCGCCAGCGGAACTTCCTGACCGGTCAATCCGATGGTGTTGAGAAACTGCCGGATGTCAGCTGGTACAACGTAATGGGAGAGCCGGTCAAATGGGAGCACGACAGGAATTGCCTGATGTGTATTCTGGGGGCGAAGCACTCCTCACGGCGTATCAAGGATGGTTCGGATCTGATGATCATGGTCAATACATCGCCCGATCCACAAGCGTTTGAGCTGCCGGATGGCATCAAGCCGAAGGCCTGGAGTCTGGTCATTGACACTTCGGCCCGGTCACCACTGGATATCTTCCCGAAGCGGGATGGAACGACGCTCTTCCCGCGCGTGGCCGTACTGCCGCCTCGCTCGCTGAAGTGCTATACGCGTAAAGTGGGACGCAGGTAA
- a CDS encoding thioredoxin family protein — MNTLIPATMVLSLSLAPMQAVEVPAIPENVVKLFQVEEDVSNHQILLFTASWCPACVQMKNNEFPALRDKNWEIGEGQSSHIRLIDVDQHPGLTDKYNVQSLPTLILVVDGKEVSRSGSLNAYSIAEMFYNRK; from the coding sequence ATGAATACGCTTATTCCAGCAACAATGGTGCTGTCGCTTTCTCTGGCACCAATGCAGGCCGTGGAAGTGCCTGCCATTCCTGAAAACGTAGTCAAGTTATTTCAAGTAGAAGAAGATGTTTCCAATCATCAGATTCTTCTGTTTACTGCCAGCTGGTGTCCAGCCTGTGTGCAGATGAAGAATAACGAATTTCCCGCGCTGCGAGACAAGAACTGGGAAATCGGCGAAGGTCAATCCAGCCACATTCGTCTGATTGACGTGGATCAACATCCGGGACTCACTGACAAGTACAATGTGCAGTCACTGCCCACACTCATTCTGGTTGTCGATGGCAAAGAAGTCAGCCGCTCCGGTTCACTGAATGCCTACAGCATCGCTGAGATGTTCTACAATCGCAAATAA